One region of Candidatus Rhodoblastus alkanivorans genomic DNA includes:
- a CDS encoding ATP-dependent nuclease, translating into MHVHSLAFKNFRRLKDARIDFAHDLTIFVGANNSGKTSATHAIELFLSGGKDKFTVHDFCADCWTDFENFPAEGAADAKVEFPAISLDVWIGVDADNLYRVVELLPRAAWEGSLVGLRIEFAAKDAAQTLANFRAKAAEAAKFAKTKEKDGQDYKPWPRNMRDYLSRELKNEYGLRYFILDEAQLKAKSADAAYAPKEIIGDAERSGHTVINSLIKVDFLSAQRHLSDGNAQARTEDLSKRLSRFYTRNQKKREDDHNALRALALSENQLTIHFADVFSDTFKSLRKLGYPGLANPSLEIRAALKLERLMGDQQAKVHYLLEEATADAEALALPDSYNGLGFKNLIYMGVELLDLHSDWSTTEEGEEDKRQPIHLIFIEEPEAHMHAQLQQAFVRKLTDLIPPAGGDGYATQFVITTHSPHILYERGFQPIRYFRRSPETGAKQSSAVFNLSVFYDQNEPDRDFLQRYMKLTHCDLFFADAAILVEGNVERLVLPLMIARGAKKLGAAYLSILEVGGAFAYRFRKLIEFLGLPTLIVTDLDSVHPPSPKKEEEAAAEDDAAAEAAQAAEDAEDEDDDDDVGQDVEGEKKPKPKSKCPAGTPGAITANQTLLQWLPGKSLVDELLAAPVGNRLQAPTADGGAHVMVAYQCPVNATWGTDTLELKSRTLEEAFAYENLVWCQKKEHHEVGLRWAKSSTMSLEDLAAKIHKRVKGESFKKTNFALGLLASNDASWVVPAYIQLGLDWLTKHVAIGDDTIESAAAKLEPAPDAARNAVEATV; encoded by the coding sequence ATGCATGTTCATTCTCTCGCCTTCAAAAATTTCCGACGATTGAAGGACGCACGGATCGATTTTGCCCATGACCTGACGATTTTCGTCGGGGCCAATAACAGCGGGAAGACGTCGGCCACTCACGCAATTGAGCTTTTCCTTTCGGGTGGTAAGGACAAGTTTACGGTTCACGACTTTTGCGCGGACTGCTGGACCGACTTCGAGAACTTCCCGGCCGAAGGCGCGGCCGACGCGAAGGTAGAATTTCCGGCCATATCCCTTGATGTCTGGATTGGCGTAGACGCGGACAATCTCTATCGCGTGGTCGAGTTGCTGCCGCGCGCCGCGTGGGAAGGATCGCTGGTCGGACTTCGGATCGAATTCGCGGCTAAGGATGCCGCGCAGACCCTCGCGAACTTCAGGGCAAAGGCGGCCGAAGCAGCCAAATTTGCAAAGACCAAGGAAAAAGACGGGCAGGACTACAAGCCTTGGCCGCGCAACATGCGCGACTATCTCTCCCGAGAGCTGAAGAACGAATATGGCCTGCGCTACTTCATTCTGGATGAGGCGCAGCTCAAGGCGAAAAGTGCCGACGCGGCCTATGCGCCCAAAGAGATCATCGGTGATGCCGAGCGATCTGGACACACCGTCATCAACTCGCTGATCAAAGTCGACTTCCTTAGCGCTCAGCGCCACCTAAGCGACGGGAACGCTCAGGCAAGGACGGAAGACCTCTCGAAACGGCTGAGCCGATTCTACACACGCAATCAGAAGAAACGGGAAGACGATCACAACGCGTTGCGAGCCCTCGCGCTCTCCGAAAACCAGCTCACCATACACTTTGCCGACGTATTTAGCGACACGTTCAAGTCGCTCCGCAAGCTTGGCTATCCAGGCCTCGCAAACCCCAGCCTCGAGATTCGCGCCGCGCTCAAGTTGGAGCGTCTCATGGGCGATCAGCAGGCGAAAGTTCACTACCTGTTAGAAGAGGCGACTGCCGACGCGGAAGCTCTCGCGCTCCCTGACAGCTATAACGGACTTGGGTTCAAGAACCTCATCTACATGGGCGTTGAACTCCTAGATCTGCATTCGGACTGGTCCACCACCGAGGAAGGCGAGGAAGACAAACGACAGCCTATCCACCTCATTTTCATTGAGGAGCCGGAGGCGCACATGCATGCCCAGCTCCAACAGGCATTTGTGCGCAAGCTCACCGACCTGATTCCACCTGCGGGTGGTGACGGTTATGCGACGCAATTTGTGATCACCACACACTCGCCGCACATTCTCTATGAGCGTGGTTTCCAGCCGATCCGCTACTTCAGACGCTCGCCGGAGACCGGCGCGAAGCAGAGCTCAGCCGTTTTCAACCTGTCGGTGTTTTACGATCAGAACGAGCCCGACCGGGATTTCCTTCAACGCTATATGAAGCTGACGCATTGCGACCTCTTCTTCGCGGATGCGGCCATTCTGGTTGAAGGAAACGTCGAGCGTCTGGTCCTGCCGCTGATGATAGCGCGAGGTGCCAAGAAACTCGGCGCGGCCTATCTGAGTATCCTCGAAGTGGGCGGCGCCTTTGCCTACCGCTTCCGCAAGCTGATCGAATTCCTCGGACTGCCGACGCTGATCGTAACCGACCTCGACAGTGTGCATCCACCATCGCCGAAAAAGGAAGAAGAAGCGGCAGCGGAAGACGACGCGGCCGCCGAAGCGGCGCAAGCGGCTGAAGACGCCGAAGACGAAGATGACGATGACGACGTGGGCCAAGACGTGGAAGGTGAGAAAAAGCCCAAGCCAAAGTCGAAATGTCCCGCGGGAACGCCGGGCGCAATCACTGCGAACCAGACCCTGCTGCAATGGCTTCCCGGCAAGTCATTGGTCGATGAGCTCCTGGCTGCGCCGGTCGGCAACAGACTTCAGGCTCCTACGGCGGATGGCGGCGCGCATGTGATGGTCGCCTATCAGTGCCCCGTGAATGCGACGTGGGGCACGGATACGCTCGAGCTCAAGAGTCGTACGCTTGAGGAGGCGTTCGCCTATGAAAATCTCGTCTGGTGCCAAAAGAAGGAGCATCACGAGGTTGGGCTCCGCTGGGCCAAATCGTCCACGATGTCGCTCGAAGACCTTGCTGCCAAAATCCACAAGCGGGTGAAGGGTGAAAGCTTCAAGAAGACGAACTTCGCGCTGGGGCTCCTGGCTAGCAACGATGCGAGCTGGGTTGTCCCCGCCTATATCCAGCTGGGTCTCGACTGGCTCACTAAGCATGTCGCGATCGGTGACGACACGATCGAGAGCGCCGCCGCGAAGCTGGAGCCTGCTCCTGACGCTGCCCGCAACGCTGTTGAGGCGACCGTATGA
- a CDS encoding UvrD-helicase domain-containing protein yields the protein MTSRAGKPDTQADIELRTLLDADASTGFVMVSGAGSGKTTSIIKALDHLRKTRGPYLRQRAKKIACITYTEVAVGEIWGDVGNDPLFHVSTIHSFLWTALKPFQADIASWVDRRLDQKIADTEEKIAAFTKRTQEKTRVQAAADIERYREQKLKIVSVDRFTYGVGSDYPKGILGHDDVIRLSTELIRSQPLIAKVVGQKYPFVFVDESQDTAPEVVEALKAISEALGSKFCLGFIGDPMQKIYTAGAGVIEPLAGWKPIKKPENFRCPVAVLKVINNIRASGDGLTQTGGKTELVGEERKPVQGTAKLLVVPKDDRSGRLAAARQWLADQHGDPLWLSDEPEADVKVLVIAHRMAASRLGFGGLYEAFHDKTSEGLKDGFDDGSHWSVQPFLKFLMPLVLASRANDQFEAMNLLRRFAPSLQREYARANALPAILKELDREVKTLAEVCGATSTVAAFEALRHLRDGRMFRLDDRLLTAMAEYNASVPPTDSGDAAALQKLLHTPMEELWCYRTYIEEQSPFETHQGVKGAEFSRVLTVLDDEEGRHNQFSYGKLFGITPPSDTDRTNLSEGKETTFDRTRRLLYVCCSRAGKDLAVIFFADDPAAAHAAIAGLGLFPAGDVHNLAIV from the coding sequence ATGACGAGCCGAGCGGGCAAGCCGGATACGCAGGCTGATATCGAGCTTCGGACTCTTCTTGACGCTGACGCTTCGACGGGCTTCGTCATGGTCTCGGGCGCGGGCTCGGGGAAAACCACTTCGATCATCAAGGCGCTCGATCACCTCCGAAAAACACGCGGACCGTACCTTCGCCAACGGGCAAAGAAGATTGCCTGCATCACCTACACCGAGGTCGCTGTCGGTGAGATATGGGGCGACGTCGGGAACGATCCGCTCTTCCACGTTTCGACCATTCACAGCTTCCTCTGGACCGCCCTCAAGCCTTTTCAGGCAGACATCGCAAGCTGGGTGGATCGCCGGCTCGATCAGAAGATCGCCGACACTGAAGAGAAGATCGCAGCCTTTACGAAACGGACGCAGGAGAAGACGCGGGTTCAGGCTGCGGCCGATATCGAGCGCTACCGCGAGCAGAAGTTGAAGATCGTCTCTGTTGACCGTTTCACCTATGGCGTCGGGAGTGACTACCCAAAAGGGATCTTGGGGCATGATGATGTGATCAGACTGTCGACCGAGCTCATCCGCTCCCAACCTCTCATCGCCAAGGTCGTCGGTCAGAAATACCCGTTCGTTTTCGTGGACGAGAGCCAGGACACAGCTCCCGAGGTGGTTGAGGCGCTCAAGGCAATATCGGAAGCGCTGGGTTCGAAGTTCTGCCTCGGCTTTATCGGCGACCCGATGCAGAAGATATACACCGCTGGCGCGGGGGTGATTGAGCCTCTCGCCGGATGGAAGCCCATCAAAAAGCCAGAAAACTTCCGGTGCCCTGTGGCAGTCCTGAAGGTCATCAATAACATCAGGGCCAGCGGCGACGGTCTGACCCAGACGGGCGGTAAGACTGAACTCGTTGGAGAAGAGCGAAAGCCCGTTCAAGGCACGGCAAAGCTTCTAGTCGTTCCCAAGGATGACCGGAGCGGGCGGTTGGCCGCAGCTCGCCAATGGCTAGCGGATCAACATGGCGATCCCCTCTGGCTCAGCGATGAGCCGGAAGCCGATGTGAAGGTGTTGGTGATCGCGCACCGCATGGCCGCCAGCCGTCTCGGCTTTGGCGGTCTCTACGAGGCCTTCCACGACAAAACGTCTGAAGGGCTGAAGGATGGGTTCGATGATGGCTCGCATTGGTCGGTACAGCCCTTCCTGAAGTTTCTGATGCCGCTGGTCCTGGCCAGCCGAGCTAACGATCAGTTCGAGGCGATGAATCTGTTGCGCCGCTTCGCTCCGTCTCTTCAGCGCGAATACGCGCGCGCGAACGCGTTGCCGGCGATCCTCAAGGAGCTGGACAGAGAAGTGAAGACCCTCGCCGAGGTATGCGGCGCGACCTCAACCGTTGCTGCGTTCGAGGCACTGAGGCATCTTCGGGATGGCAGGATGTTCAGGCTGGATGATCGCCTTCTGACGGCGATGGCCGAATACAACGCATCCGTTCCGCCCACGGACTCAGGCGACGCGGCAGCTTTGCAAAAGCTACTTCACACTCCAATGGAGGAGCTCTGGTGCTACCGGACCTACATTGAGGAGCAGTCGCCCTTCGAGACGCATCAGGGGGTCAAGGGGGCTGAGTTCAGCCGCGTCCTGACAGTTCTCGATGACGAGGAAGGCCGCCACAACCAGTTCTCATACGGGAAACTTTTCGGCATCACGCCGCCGTCCGATACGGACCGAACGAACCTGAGTGAGGGCAAGGAGACAACTTTCGACCGCACTCGGCGTCTGCTGTATGTGTGCTGCTCGCGTGCCGGAAAAGATCTGGCTGTGATTTTCTTCGCGGACGATCCTGCGGCGGCGCATGCCGCTATCGCGGGCCTTGGACTGTTCCCGGCCGGGGACGTCCACAATCTTGCGATCGTCTAA
- a CDS encoding helix-turn-helix domain-containing protein, protein MDGTTQQSSETAGPTPFVRTTNKASAEKWGQAVMDLGFCLVPSLLLRAQRRLNLNPTQLAVLLQLCDFWWDKERKPFPSKETLSQRLSLSERQIQRYIAELEQEGLVKRIERRAANGGKLSNTYDLSGLVKRLQSLEPEFREVEEASKAARKAVSKRGYKPPARQTSAKTTSA, encoded by the coding sequence ATGGATGGAACCACTCAGCAATCAAGCGAAACGGCGGGCCCGACGCCCTTCGTGAGAACAACCAACAAAGCGTCAGCCGAGAAATGGGGGCAAGCGGTGATGGATCTCGGCTTCTGCCTGGTTCCTTCGCTTCTTCTTCGTGCACAGCGGCGCCTGAACCTGAATCCGACGCAGCTCGCGGTTTTGCTACAGCTCTGCGATTTCTGGTGGGATAAGGAACGAAAGCCGTTCCCCAGCAAAGAAACTCTCTCTCAGCGGCTCAGCCTCAGCGAGCGACAAATTCAACGATATATCGCCGAACTCGAACAAGAGGGGCTCGTCAAGCGCATCGAACGCCGCGCGGCCAATGGCGGCAAGCTGAGCAATACCTATGACCTCTCCGGTCTGGTGAAGCGCCTGCAAAGCCTGGAACCGGAGTTTCGCGAAGTGGAGGAGGCCAGCAAGGCAGCGCGCAAGGCCGTTTCGAAGCGAGGCTATAAGCCGCCGGCCCGGCAGACGTCCGCCAAAACGACTTCCGCATAG
- a CDS encoding PIN domain-containing protein translates to MSALAATQIPKPADEQAFERASVVLFRCLLGDPNVSRHGRRGQRQNGVDLVGIRNGDPAHLVGIQCKLKGAGHELSEKEVRDELTKALTFSPELREYFIVTTSPDDVDLQQLARELAVDLIAKGRRLLIHVWGWNTLEERISEHADALKAFDPGHGVFSEQILEKVTEGVDLQVDIKNDLALGFSAINSSLAQIVDRALIAHPSDATVAANVLEAHLDAEIDEFRDLANTGKPRTALSLLEKLRDRVAISASGRILFRIKANIGSCLLALGEDAKAAQLLADAFDHAPTEPKAVANKALSLLLQGNWRQLMEFGEAALRVDPTNEGVAGYLVQAARFDEAIDEPMTLLPRDVKSSAAVAVGRIAFLQHRGRNLDWWQAAREARDAHPEDPLAQQFAAEADLDQILRDPHYQRKRLFGPGERGRLMAATSLLLSLWDRARVSEAIVRPEHITLCSNLVVAFFALEDFAKAIEIARQGLALSPDNSELVERAMAAAIDGVDDQLARELLPKLPSSPESVILAFRFHAHHSDWAKVAEICQTHRDQIPEVERALVTTAGQLAELKAAGAKNVEEEIHLATVNAADDPRASIVAADFAMTFGFEAIADEAYKNALRNIDANSHIASRLMVSMHGAKRGDWKSVADLLDGQVGEERDSRELRTLATALVNDLPIRKRATRFFERLPQSIGSLPFYLHASGLMHFNRGALKQAEADLRKAIDVGHNLTNYLALFAILRRTEQAEKILPILETLELATLQGTPGQKMHLAQALLAAGQKERALAFAYATLTSAPNDPDAALRYFGLLMADPDSRVIPPTTRVGVDAWVRLEGVNGETFRFIIEDGVDRPADGILSPKHPIAAAAIGLEVDASFEQKKAIGGDTTWRVAEIKHKYLHALHDVMENFQTRFPELTGIHKFSIRDGDIQPALDEVRRVSEANRQLADLYLAQHLPLALAAAAVGRDVISFADYVRTLDRNIEVCVGTVPERLATLNIIIQNRTNGAVLDTYTAWTAATMDILDVLVAVFGRLIVPQSVLDDLRLIQAKNDRPAGRAMTIAWHDGQYFRQEFTKEDIEARYRFIGDQIKKLEARCQVAPSDAPDDPSEVAAILTETFGPHVLDAANFAADGIVLLSEDMYYRQVAEEAVAAKGTWLQPVLAFARDQGMISRERYADAALKLALRQHSHLALEPETLAEIFLADTTETLDLFRSAAAFIGTKTADMKSHLIVASTFLQRLWSAQAAVSLKAMRATALVLHRLTTHHAIEWPLALAFVKDGADWRLQQYVDSWVIGHFLPITKLAAAECDLIAFQATLQIRIYSRKRSHSALASTSWPFGY, encoded by the coding sequence ATGTCTGCACTTGCCGCGACACAAATTCCAAAACCGGCCGACGAACAAGCCTTCGAGCGGGCTTCGGTTGTGCTTTTTCGCTGCCTTCTTGGCGACCCGAATGTTTCGCGACACGGTCGCAGAGGCCAACGGCAAAACGGTGTCGACCTGGTGGGGATAAGGAATGGCGATCCGGCTCATCTCGTCGGCATCCAATGCAAGCTCAAGGGCGCCGGCCATGAGCTCTCGGAGAAAGAGGTTCGGGACGAACTCACCAAGGCTCTCACCTTTAGTCCAGAACTGCGCGAATATTTCATCGTCACCACATCGCCAGACGACGTCGACCTTCAGCAGCTCGCTCGCGAGCTGGCAGTTGATCTGATCGCGAAAGGTCGACGTCTCCTCATTCATGTCTGGGGCTGGAACACGCTCGAGGAGCGAATCAGCGAACACGCCGACGCCCTCAAAGCCTTCGATCCCGGCCACGGCGTCTTCAGCGAGCAGATCCTCGAAAAAGTGACCGAAGGAGTCGACTTGCAAGTCGACATCAAAAACGATCTTGCCTTAGGTTTCTCAGCGATCAATTCCTCCCTAGCGCAGATTGTCGACCGGGCGCTTATTGCGCATCCCAGCGACGCAACGGTCGCTGCAAACGTGCTCGAAGCCCACCTCGATGCGGAAATCGATGAATTTCGTGACCTAGCGAATACCGGCAAACCCCGCACCGCGCTGTCGCTCCTAGAAAAACTTCGAGACCGCGTTGCAATTTCAGCATCCGGCAGAATTTTGTTTCGCATCAAGGCCAATATTGGGAGCTGCCTCCTGGCGTTGGGCGAAGACGCCAAAGCAGCCCAGCTCCTCGCCGACGCCTTTGACCATGCGCCGACCGAGCCCAAGGCCGTCGCCAACAAGGCTTTGTCGCTACTCCTTCAGGGAAACTGGCGCCAGCTTATGGAATTTGGCGAAGCCGCACTGCGCGTAGATCCGACGAATGAGGGCGTTGCAGGCTATCTCGTGCAGGCGGCCCGCTTCGACGAAGCCATCGACGAACCAATGACCCTATTGCCTCGCGACGTCAAATCATCAGCGGCCGTCGCCGTCGGCCGAATAGCGTTCTTGCAGCACCGAGGCCGAAACCTTGATTGGTGGCAAGCAGCTCGGGAAGCCCGTGATGCGCATCCTGAAGACCCGCTTGCCCAACAATTTGCCGCCGAAGCCGACCTTGACCAGATCCTGCGCGATCCGCATTACCAGCGAAAGCGTCTGTTTGGTCCCGGTGAACGTGGCCGGCTCATGGCCGCGACATCTCTGCTGCTTTCGCTTTGGGATAGAGCGCGCGTCAGCGAAGCAATCGTTCGTCCTGAGCACATTACGCTCTGCAGCAATCTCGTAGTCGCTTTCTTCGCTTTGGAAGATTTTGCTAAAGCCATTGAGATTGCGCGGCAAGGCCTGGCGCTTTCGCCCGACAACTCCGAACTCGTCGAGAGGGCCATGGCGGCGGCGATCGACGGCGTCGACGATCAGTTAGCGCGTGAGTTGCTGCCGAAGCTGCCGTCTAGTCCGGAATCCGTGATTCTTGCCTTTCGCTTTCATGCGCACCACAGCGACTGGGCGAAGGTAGCCGAGATTTGCCAAACGCATCGTGATCAGATCCCCGAGGTCGAGCGCGCTTTGGTCACGACAGCGGGCCAGCTAGCAGAACTGAAAGCTGCCGGCGCCAAAAATGTCGAGGAGGAAATCCACCTCGCCACGGTCAACGCCGCGGATGACCCGAGAGCGAGCATCGTCGCCGCTGACTTCGCAATGACGTTCGGCTTTGAAGCAATCGCCGACGAAGCTTACAAGAACGCGCTAAGGAACATCGACGCCAACAGCCATATCGCCTCCCGCCTCATGGTTTCGATGCACGGCGCGAAACGCGGCGACTGGAAATCGGTAGCAGATTTGCTTGACGGACAAGTCGGTGAAGAGCGCGACAGCCGCGAGCTTCGAACCCTCGCGACCGCGCTCGTAAACGACCTGCCGATACGTAAACGCGCCACCCGCTTCTTCGAACGCCTACCTCAATCGATCGGGAGCCTCCCCTTCTACCTCCACGCTTCGGGACTGATGCATTTCAATCGCGGCGCGCTGAAACAGGCGGAGGCCGATCTTCGCAAAGCGATCGATGTTGGCCATAACCTGACCAACTATCTCGCCCTTTTCGCCATTCTTCGCCGAACCGAACAAGCGGAGAAGATCTTACCAATCCTGGAAACGCTCGAACTTGCAACGCTGCAAGGCACGCCAGGCCAGAAAATGCACTTGGCTCAGGCGCTCCTGGCGGCGGGCCAAAAAGAGCGCGCCCTTGCCTTCGCTTACGCAACTTTGACGTCAGCGCCGAACGACCCCGACGCGGCACTTCGCTATTTTGGCCTATTAATGGCCGATCCGGATTCCCGTGTCATCCCGCCAACAACCCGGGTCGGTGTCGACGCTTGGGTCCGCTTGGAAGGCGTCAACGGAGAAACGTTTCGATTTATCATTGAGGATGGCGTTGATCGTCCGGCGGACGGTATTTTGAGCCCAAAACATCCGATCGCCGCAGCGGCGATCGGATTGGAGGTCGACGCTTCCTTCGAGCAGAAAAAAGCCATTGGAGGCGATACCACATGGCGGGTTGCCGAAATAAAGCACAAATATCTGCATGCGCTGCACGACGTGATGGAGAATTTTCAAACCCGGTTTCCAGAGTTGACGGGCATTCATAAATTTTCGATCCGCGACGGCGACATCCAACCCGCGCTCGATGAGGTGCGACGGGTATCCGAGGCGAACAGACAACTAGCCGATCTCTATTTGGCTCAACATCTCCCATTAGCTCTCGCCGCCGCCGCGGTCGGGAGAGATGTTATTAGTTTCGCGGACTATGTTAGGACGCTCGACCGCAACATTGAAGTGTGCGTCGGAACCGTTCCCGAGCGACTTGCCACGCTCAACATCATCATACAAAATCGCACGAACGGTGCCGTTCTCGATACATATACCGCGTGGACTGCGGCGACGATGGATATACTTGATGTTCTCGTCGCCGTCTTCGGAAGGCTCATTGTCCCGCAATCCGTTCTCGATGATTTGCGCCTAATTCAAGCGAAAAATGACCGCCCTGCAGGTCGAGCGATGACCATCGCGTGGCACGACGGGCAATATTTCAGACAAGAATTCACGAAGGAGGACATAGAGGCGCGTTATCGTTTCATCGGCGATCAGATCAAAAAACTCGAGGCGCGTTGTCAAGTTGCGCCCAGCGACGCGCCGGATGACCCTTCAGAGGTTGCGGCCATTTTGACTGAAACCTTCGGACCGCATGTGCTTGATGCGGCCAATTTTGCCGCCGATGGCATCGTACTGCTGTCCGAAGACATGTATTATCGCCAAGTCGCAGAAGAAGCTGTCGCCGCCAAAGGAACCTGGCTCCAGCCGGTTCTCGCCTTCGCCCGCGATCAAGGAATGATTTCGCGTGAAAGATATGCTGACGCTGCGCTCAAACTTGCGTTGCGGCAACACAGCCATCTGGCTCTCGAACCAGAGACTCTTGCCGAGATTTTTCTCGCCGACACTACTGAAACTCTGGATCTATTTCGTTCCGCAGCTGCTTTTATCGGCACCAAGACCGCCGACATGAAGTCCCACCTGATTGTTGCGTCGACGTTTCTTCAAAGGCTTTGGAGCGCCCAGGCTGCCGTGTCGCTTAAAGCAATGCGTGCGACGGCTCTGGTATTGCACCGCCTGACCACCCATCACGCTATTGAATGGCCACTTGCTCTCGCTTTTGTGAAGGACGGAGCAGATTGGCGGCTGCAACAATATGTCGATTCGTGGGTGATCGGACATTTCCTGCCTATCACTAAGCTTGCCGCCGCTGAGTGCGATCTCATTGCGTTTCAGGCGACCTTGCAAATCCGCATTTATTCAAGAAAGCGAAGCCATTCAGCGCTAGCTTCGACTTCGTGGCCATTTGGCTATTAG
- a CDS encoding RHE_PE00001 family protein yields MKADAKIVERLDWAKINAPLALAEDALARLDERLRASPIREGWVSRTHFSDACASLWIEGGLAHLEDLVLHDAQMDARAPTAEIIRAGRVLGARRRILSMAPGWALSAEGLAALRGGAFLPEGEGRAETPSESDEADGEGPWLDDGDPDSDDPLAAELAALDAALAGAARALERKPALDPEERDPLVYDLDWDEDERMEQWREAVDQTSSLPPTLAAAMLAALWDDIEPLQHAPWLGRLLAAALLRQRGKTRSHLLCVNSGARAVPRLRLKQGDSTSKILYWLASILAAAEQGLKDHDRWLLARASRAGKLKNRRGSSHLPQALDLALAKPIVTAELLAQELKVSARAGQNLIVELGLRELTGRRRYRAWGIL; encoded by the coding sequence GTGAAAGCCGACGCAAAAATCGTCGAAAGGCTCGATTGGGCGAAAATCAATGCCCCTCTGGCTCTGGCCGAAGACGCGCTTGCCCGGCTCGACGAGCGGCTGCGGGCGAGTCCGATCCGGGAGGGGTGGGTTTCGCGCACGCATTTCTCCGACGCCTGCGCCTCGCTGTGGATCGAGGGCGGGCTGGCGCATCTCGAAGACCTCGTCCTGCACGACGCCCAGATGGACGCCCGCGCCCCGACCGCGGAAATTATCCGCGCCGGCCGCGTGCTCGGCGCGCGCCGGCGAATCCTCTCCATGGCGCCGGGCTGGGCGCTGTCGGCCGAAGGCCTCGCCGCACTGCGCGGCGGCGCGTTCTTGCCGGAAGGGGAGGGGAGGGCCGAGACTCCGTCGGAGAGCGACGAGGCGGACGGGGAGGGGCCCTGGCTCGACGACGGCGATCCGGACTCGGACGATCCGCTCGCTGCCGAATTGGCGGCGCTCGACGCCGCGCTCGCCGGCGCCGCGCGCGCGCTCGAACGCAAGCCGGCGCTCGATCCGGAGGAGCGCGATCCTTTGGTTTACGATCTCGACTGGGACGAGGATGAGCGGATGGAGCAATGGCGGGAAGCGGTCGATCAGACCTCCAGCCTGCCGCCGACCCTCGCGGCGGCGATGCTCGCCGCTCTTTGGGACGACATCGAACCGCTGCAGCACGCGCCCTGGTTGGGGCGGCTGCTCGCGGCGGCGCTGTTGCGCCAGCGCGGCAAAACTAGGAGCCATCTGCTCTGCGTGAACTCCGGCGCCCGAGCGGTCCCGCGGCTGCGGCTCAAACAAGGGGATTCGACCTCGAAAATCCTGTACTGGCTGGCGTCGATTCTGGCCGCCGCCGAACAGGGGCTGAAGGATCACGACCGCTGGCTGTTGGCGCGGGCGTCGCGCGCGGGAAAACTTAAAAATCGGAGGGGGAGTTCGCACCTGCCGCAGGCGTTGGATCTAGCTCTAGCGAAGCCGATCGTCACCGCAGAGCTGCTGGCGCAGGAGCTCAAGGTTTCGGCTCGGGCCGGACAAAACCTCATCGTCGAACTGGGGTTGCGCGAGCTTACCGGGCGGCGGCGCTATCGCGCCTGGGGCATTCTGTGA
- a CDS encoding TniQ family protein: protein MSGRPPIKRWPVAPRPAPGERLSSWLARLASLYETTTSGLLDHCGLAGKRATTLERGLQDTESLLLAARTGLTPAALDAMTFREIAPYAQFLISTKTRFLCPECGASPAIRRKDAALPWSFWCSTHENRLRSPARRILRALLPGGTPDLLDRLARRGSARLGAWAEDRDDSLPSVPDLVQFLTIRHRRMAPPSLDEPPVLPQSAQGDNQVIQRPVARQALLVVVPEYDRVAPLLDKPASPALTELARGSILRNYALAIAIARLADDPAAHAARVIAASDAEGEARVHEALRPWPSALRRQVYTHLQRLRAAGPVLSAGAGTSRRGSSEALSYKLRSAQSHNRAPGVS, encoded by the coding sequence GTGAGCGGCAGGCCGCCAATCAAGCGATGGCCGGTCGCGCCACGCCCCGCGCCCGGCGAACGGCTGTCGTCGTGGCTTGCGCGCTTGGCGAGCCTCTACGAGACCACAACCTCCGGCCTTCTCGATCATTGCGGTCTCGCCGGGAAACGCGCGACAACGCTCGAACGGGGTTTGCAGGACACCGAAAGCCTATTGCTCGCCGCGCGCACCGGGCTGACGCCCGCAGCCCTTGATGCGATGACGTTCCGGGAAATCGCCCCGTACGCCCAGTTCTTGATTTCCACCAAGACTCGGTTCCTCTGTCCCGAATGCGGCGCCAGCCCGGCGATCCGCCGGAAAGATGCAGCGTTGCCCTGGTCTTTCTGGTGCTCCACGCATGAAAACAGGCTGCGGTCGCCGGCCCGGCGCATTTTGAGGGCGCTGCTGCCGGGCGGAACGCCTGATCTGCTTGATCGCCTGGCCAGGCGCGGCTCAGCTCGGCTTGGGGCCTGGGCCGAGGACAGGGACGATAGCTTGCCGTCAGTCCCCGATCTGGTGCAATTCCTGACCATACGGCATCGCCGCATGGCGCCGCCGTCCCTCGATGAGCCGCCGGTGCTCCCGCAGTCGGCGCAGGGCGACAATCAAGTCATTCAACGGCCAGTTGCCCGCCAGGCGCTGCTTGTCGTCGTGCCGGAATACGATCGCGTCGCGCCGCTGCTCGATAAGCCGGCCTCCCCTGCGCTAACCGAGCTCGCTCGAGGCTCGATTCTGCGGAATTATGCCCTGGCGATCGCCATCGCTCGCCTGGCGGACGACCCCGCAGCACACGCCGCTCGGGTCATTGCGGCCAGTGACGCCGAGGGGGAAGCGCGCGTGCACGAGGCCTTACGGCCGTGGCCGTCCGCACTGCGTCGGCAAGTTTACACCCACCTTCAACGCCTTCGCGCGGCAGGACCCGTGCTGTCGGCTGGAGCCGGAACGTCACGCCGCGGGTCGTCAGAGGCTCTGTCTTACAAATTACGCTCGGCCCAGTCTCATAATCGCGCTCCGGGAGTCTCATAA